The segment CCGTGTTGTCGGCGACGCGCAGTCGCGACTCCTGCTGGATCACAGCTTTCTCCTGATCGTCAACAAGTGTTGACGGGCCGGCCGCTGCTCACACCCGCGCCCCTGGGGGCCTGGTGCACATACGGCCGTACCGCGAACAACCTTGTTACTTGGCCTTCTCGAGGATCTCGACGACGCGCCAGCGCTTCGTCGCGGACAGCGGCCGGGTCTCCATCAGGAGGACACGGTCGCCGACACCGCACGCGTTCTGCTCGTCGTGCGCCTTCAGCTTGTTGGTACGGCGGATGACCTTGCCGTACAGCGCGTGCTTGACGCGGTCCTCGACGGCGACGACGACGGTCTTGTCCATCTTGTCGCTGACGACGAGACCCTCACGGGTCTTGCGGAAACCGCGCGTCTCGTTGGTGTTCTCAGTCATCAGGCGTTCTCCACCGTCTCGATGCCCAGCTCGCGCTCGCGCATCAGGGTGTAGATCCGCGCGATGTCCTTACGGACCAGCCGGAGCCGTCCGTGGTTGTCGAGCTGCCCGGTCGCCGCCTGGAAGCGGAGGTTGAACAGCTCCTCCTTGGCCTCACGGAGCTTGGCAACGAGACCCTCGTTGTCC is part of the Kitasatospora setae KM-6054 genome and harbors:
- the rpsQ gene encoding 30S ribosomal protein S17, with product MTENTNETRGFRKTREGLVVSDKMDKTVVVAVEDRVKHALYGKVIRRTNKLKAHDEQNACGVGDRVLLMETRPLSATKRWRVVEILEKAK
- the rpmC gene encoding 50S ribosomal protein L29, with translation MSAATKAAELRELDNEGLVAKLREAKEELFNLRFQAATGQLDNHGRLRLVRKDIARIYTLMRERELGIETVENA